One Mycolicibacterium parafortuitum DNA segment encodes these proteins:
- a CDS encoding TetR/AcrR family transcriptional regulator: MSAVEGRNELPVLPVADAASAPERGDAARNRALLLDAARRLIDEHGADCVTTDDIAAAAGVGKGTLFRRFGSRAGLMVVLLDEDEKAFQEAVLFGPPPLGPDAPPLERLLAYGRERLKFVQIHYELLSNAVRDPQMRYNAPMSLHLRHVRLLLESAGTTGDLDAQATALTALLDADHVHHQLADLGLSEQHIGDAWETVARKLCGT, translated from the coding sequence GTGAGCGCAGTCGAGGGACGCAACGAGCTGCCGGTGCTGCCGGTCGCCGATGCCGCCTCGGCACCCGAGCGCGGCGATGCCGCGCGCAACAGGGCGCTGCTTCTCGACGCGGCACGACGCCTGATCGACGAACACGGCGCGGATTGCGTGACCACCGACGACATCGCGGCCGCGGCGGGCGTCGGCAAGGGCACGCTGTTCCGTCGGTTCGGCAGCCGCGCCGGTCTGATGGTCGTACTCCTCGACGAGGACGAGAAAGCGTTCCAGGAGGCCGTCCTGTTCGGGCCTCCCCCGCTCGGCCCGGACGCACCGCCGCTGGAGCGCCTGCTCGCCTACGGCCGGGAGCGGCTCAAGTTCGTCCAGATCCATTACGAGCTGCTGTCCAACGCGGTCCGCGACCCGCAGATGCGCTACAACGCACCGATGAGCCTGCACCTCCGCCACGTCCGGCTGTTGCTCGAATCGGCGGGCACCACCGGAGATCTCGACGCCCAGGCGACAGCGCTGACCGCGCTGCTCGACGCCGACCACGTCCATCACCAACTGGCCGATCTTGGTTTGTCCGAGCAGCACATCGGCGACGCGTGGGAGACGGTGGCGCGCAAGCTCTGCGGCACATGA
- a CDS encoding DNA polymerase IV: MTESGVAQERDWILHVDMDQFLASVELQRRPDLVGLPVIVGGGGDPTEARKVVTCASYEARAFGVHAGMPLRAAARRCPDATFLPSDPEAYDAASERVMGLLRDLGHPVEVWGWDEAYVGARVADPIALARRIQDVVSSETGMSCSVGISDNKQRAKVATGFGKPAGIHMLTDDNWMATMGDRPVEALWGVGPKTAKKLATMDITTVADLARTDPAALTAAFGPSTGLWILLLAKGGGDSTVSAEPWVPRSRSHVVTFTHDLTDRAEMDAAVTDLAERTLAEVVAQQRTVTHVAVTVRTATFYTRTKIRKLGEPTTDADPVIATALDLLGRFDLDRPIRLLGVRLELAMPAPAAPAR, translated from the coding sequence ATGACCGAGTCCGGCGTGGCCCAGGAACGGGACTGGATCCTGCACGTCGACATGGATCAGTTCCTCGCCTCGGTGGAGCTGCAACGCCGCCCCGACCTGGTCGGTCTGCCCGTCATCGTCGGCGGTGGCGGCGACCCCACCGAAGCCCGCAAGGTGGTCACCTGCGCCTCCTATGAGGCCCGCGCCTTCGGGGTGCACGCCGGGATGCCGTTGCGCGCCGCGGCGCGCCGCTGCCCCGACGCGACGTTCCTGCCGTCGGACCCCGAGGCCTACGACGCGGCATCCGAGCGGGTGATGGGACTTCTCCGCGACCTCGGACATCCCGTGGAGGTGTGGGGCTGGGACGAGGCGTACGTCGGTGCGCGCGTGGCCGATCCGATCGCGCTGGCCCGGCGGATCCAGGACGTGGTCTCCTCCGAGACGGGGATGTCGTGCTCGGTCGGGATCAGCGACAACAAGCAGCGCGCCAAGGTCGCCACCGGTTTCGGCAAGCCGGCCGGCATCCACATGCTCACCGACGACAACTGGATGGCCACGATGGGCGACCGTCCTGTCGAGGCGCTCTGGGGCGTCGGCCCCAAGACCGCGAAAAAGCTTGCGACGATGGACATCACCACCGTCGCGGATCTCGCGCGCACCGATCCGGCCGCGCTCACCGCCGCGTTCGGACCGTCGACCGGACTGTGGATCCTGTTGCTGGCCAAAGGCGGCGGGGACAGCACGGTCAGCGCCGAACCCTGGGTCCCGCGATCCCGCAGCCATGTCGTCACGTTCACCCATGATCTGACCGATCGCGCCGAGATGGACGCCGCGGTGACCGACCTCGCCGAGCGGACCCTGGCCGAGGTTGTCGCACAACAACGCACCGTCACCCACGTCGCGGTCACCGTACGCACGGCCACGTTCTACACGCGCACCAAGATCCGCAAACTGGGCGAACCGACCACCGACGCCGACCCGGTGATCGCCACCGCACTCGACCTGCTCGGGCGGTTCGACCTGGACCGCCCGATCCGGTTGCTTGGGGTCCGGCTGGAGCTCGCGATGCCGGCTCCGGCCGCACCTGCGCGCTGA
- a CDS encoding GAF domain-containing protein, translated as MAWVPGFDERLDAALHDEAARAGEPVDMFVARAVAARIAVEMARRSDPALAEILDRIRSMDLAPPKPGMRPETGAVIADPERLQALHETGLLNARSGSLLDRVVEMAVGALAVPSAAVSLVDQDTMYVPSAIGLPHEIAALRQIPLQRSISRPIVTTGAAVITEDARTHPALMNHPMVLDGYVVGFAAMPITNPDGHTIGALAVWDSKPRPWTRGHLQILEDFTAVICGRIFDTSTD; from the coding sequence ATGGCGTGGGTTCCCGGGTTCGACGAGCGACTCGACGCCGCGCTGCACGACGAGGCGGCGCGCGCCGGTGAGCCGGTCGACATGTTCGTCGCCAGGGCCGTGGCCGCCCGCATCGCCGTCGAGATGGCCCGCCGCAGCGACCCGGCCCTCGCCGAGATCCTGGACCGGATCCGGTCGATGGACCTGGCCCCTCCCAAGCCGGGTATGCGCCCCGAGACCGGCGCCGTGATCGCCGACCCCGAACGCCTGCAGGCGCTCCACGAGACCGGGCTGCTCAACGCCCGCAGCGGCTCGCTCCTGGACCGCGTGGTCGAGATGGCAGTCGGGGCGCTGGCCGTCCCGTCCGCGGCGGTCTCACTCGTCGATCAGGACACGATGTACGTGCCGAGCGCGATCGGGCTGCCCCACGAGATCGCCGCCCTGCGCCAGATCCCTTTGCAGCGTTCGATTTCCAGGCCGATCGTCACCACCGGTGCGGCGGTGATCACCGAGGACGCCCGGACCCATCCGGCGTTGATGAACCATCCGATGGTGCTCGACGGGTACGTGGTCGGGTTCGCCGCGATGCCGATCACCAACCCCGACGGCCACACCATCGGCGCACTGGCGGTGTGGGACTCCAAACCCAGACCCTGGACCCGCGGCCACCTTCAGATCCTCGAGGACTTCACCGCGGTCATCTGCGGCCGGATCTTCGACACCTCCACCGACTGA
- a CDS encoding AAA family ATPase, whose translation MLDTVAIRGYRSLRELVLPLRRLTVVTGANGTGKSSLYRALRLLADCGRGEVIASFAREGGVASAMWAGPENLGGARRTGTAQGGPRTRSVSIEMGYASDDFGYLIDLGLPQAQQSAFGRDPEVKRELVFAGPVARPTTTLVRRVRGMVEVVAESGHGFDELARNMPAHRSVLADWAGAAPELVMVRERLRNWRFYDGFRADATAPARLPQVGTRTPVLADDGADLAAAIQTILETGAEDLPRAVADAFDGAGVSVAVTDGLFDLQLHQQGMLRPLRSAEISDGTLRFLLWAAALLSPQPPSLMVLNEPETSLHPDLVAPLASLIAEAATRTQVVVVTHSPILRERLGAQPLGSDADAWEIELYKDWGETKVVGQDLSTMPPWDWGRR comes from the coding sequence ATGCTCGATACCGTCGCCATCCGCGGGTACCGCTCGCTGCGTGAACTGGTCCTGCCGCTGCGCAGGCTGACCGTCGTCACGGGGGCGAACGGGACCGGAAAGTCGTCGCTGTACCGCGCGCTGCGGCTGCTCGCCGACTGTGGCCGCGGCGAGGTGATCGCGTCGTTCGCCCGCGAGGGCGGGGTCGCGTCGGCGATGTGGGCGGGACCCGAGAATCTCGGCGGCGCCCGGCGCACCGGCACGGCGCAGGGCGGCCCGCGGACAAGGTCGGTGTCCATCGAAATGGGTTATGCCTCAGATGATTTCGGCTATCTGATCGATCTCGGCCTGCCACAGGCCCAGCAGTCGGCGTTCGGCCGGGATCCGGAGGTCAAGCGCGAGCTCGTCTTCGCCGGGCCGGTGGCCCGCCCCACCACGACGCTGGTGCGCCGGGTGCGCGGGATGGTCGAGGTCGTCGCGGAATCCGGGCACGGCTTCGACGAGCTGGCCCGCAACATGCCTGCTCACCGCAGCGTCCTCGCCGACTGGGCAGGCGCCGCACCGGAATTGGTGATGGTGCGGGAACGGCTGCGCAACTGGCGTTTCTACGACGGGTTCCGGGCCGACGCGACGGCGCCGGCCCGGCTGCCGCAGGTGGGCACCAGGACGCCGGTGCTTGCCGACGACGGCGCCGACCTGGCCGCGGCGATCCAGACGATCCTGGAGACCGGCGCCGAGGACCTACCGCGCGCCGTGGCGGACGCGTTCGACGGCGCCGGCGTCTCGGTGGCCGTCACCGACGGCCTTTTCGATCTGCAGCTGCACCAGCAGGGTATGTTGCGCCCGCTGCGCAGCGCCGAGATCTCCGACGGCACACTGCGTTTCCTGCTCTGGGCGGCGGCGCTGCTGAGCCCGCAGCCGCCGTCGCTGATGGTGCTCAACGAACCTGAGACCTCGTTGCACCCGGACCTGGTCGCGCCGCTGGCCTCGTTGATCGCCGAGGCTGCGACCCGGACCCAGGTCGTCGTGGTGACCCATTCCCCGATCCTGCGGGAACGTCTCGGCGCGCAGCCACTGGGCTCCGACGCCGACGCGTGGGAGATCGAGCTCTACAAGGACTGGGGTGAGACGAAAGTGGTGGGCCAGGACCTCTCGACCATGCCGCCGTGGGACTGGGGTCGGCGCTGA
- a CDS encoding SDR family oxidoreductase, whose product MAQRNGSDVFAGKRCLLTGAASGIGRATALKLAAQGAALYLTDRDADGLEQTVADARALGGVVAEHRALDISDHDAVAAFAEHIHAGHPPMDIVMNIAGISAWGTVDTLSHQDWMSLIDINLKGPIHVIESFVPPMMKARRGGHLVNVSSAAGIVALPWHAAYSASKYGLRGLSEVLRFDLARYRIGVSVVVPGAVRTPLVDTVRIAGVDRDDPRVQKWTSRFAGHAVSPEVAADKILAGVAKNRYLIYTSPDIRALYLFKRTMWLPYAAAMKQVNPIFSRALRPKPKRR is encoded by the coding sequence ATGGCGCAGCGCAACGGTTCTGACGTGTTCGCGGGCAAGCGGTGTCTGCTGACCGGGGCCGCCAGCGGTATCGGGCGTGCCACCGCGCTGAAGCTCGCCGCCCAGGGTGCCGCGCTGTACCTCACCGACCGTGACGCCGACGGGCTGGAACAGACTGTCGCCGACGCCCGCGCTCTCGGCGGGGTGGTGGCCGAACACCGCGCGCTCGACATCTCCGACCACGACGCGGTGGCCGCGTTCGCCGAACACATCCATGCCGGGCACCCGCCGATGGACATCGTGATGAACATCGCCGGCATCTCGGCCTGGGGGACCGTGGACACGCTGTCGCACCAGGACTGGATGTCGCTGATCGACATCAATCTCAAGGGCCCGATCCACGTCATCGAGAGCTTCGTTCCGCCGATGATGAAGGCGCGCCGCGGCGGTCATCTGGTCAACGTGTCCTCGGCCGCGGGCATCGTGGCGCTGCCCTGGCACGCCGCCTACAGCGCCAGCAAGTACGGGCTGCGGGGGCTGTCGGAGGTGCTGCGATTCGACCTCGCGCGCTACCGGATCGGCGTGTCGGTGGTGGTGCCCGGTGCGGTGCGCACCCCACTGGTCGATACGGTCCGCATCGCCGGCGTCGATCGCGACGACCCGCGGGTGCAGAAGTGGACGTCGCGGTTCGCCGGGCACGCGGTGTCCCCGGAGGTCGCCGCCGACAAGATCCTGGCCGGGGTGGCCAAGAACCGCTACCTGATCTACACCTCGCCCGACATCCGGGCGCTGTACCTGTTCAAGCGCACGATGTGGCTGCCCTACGCGGCCGCGATGAAGCAGGTCAACCCGATCTTCAGCCGTGCCCTGCGGCCGAAACCCAAGCGGCGCTGA